The following proteins are co-located in the Candidatus Dormiibacterota bacterium genome:
- a CDS encoding aspartate aminotransferase family protein has protein sequence MIEERDALYGAATPAELADETYENYRRYVNPPLARVMRLSGSPVETRAHGCTIWDQNGKAYLDFAGGYGVFTLGHTHVRVVEAVRAQLDLMALSGKTMFDPLLGRAAKRLAELAPGDLQISFWCNSGTEAVEGAIKLARAATGRAKIVATHGAYHGKTLGALSASGRDAFRTPFAPLLANVEHVPFGDEEILKSALDGAAAFIVEPVQGEGGVNVPQPGYLRAAKAACESAEALLVADEVQTGLGRCGFRFACERDGVVPDVMTLAKGLSGGVIPVGAFIARPAVWERAFGKAPLLHTSTFGGNPLACAAALAAMNVLEEEHLVENARIRGEQLLAGARAVAAQFPAVIREVRGLGLLVGVELTNEGYGGAIIPEMLQRGVTAAWTLNQQRVIRLEPPLVVNESEIARAIDALRASIAAAYEKLGDL, from the coding sequence ATGATCGAGGAACGCGACGCGCTCTACGGCGCGGCGACTCCGGCAGAGCTCGCCGACGAGACCTACGAGAACTACCGGCGCTACGTGAACCCGCCGCTGGCGCGCGTCATGCGGCTCTCCGGCAGTCCCGTGGAGACGCGCGCGCACGGCTGCACGATTTGGGATCAGAACGGAAAGGCGTATCTCGATTTCGCGGGCGGCTACGGCGTCTTCACACTCGGCCACACGCACGTACGCGTCGTCGAGGCGGTTCGCGCGCAGCTCGATCTCATGGCGCTCTCGGGCAAGACGATGTTCGACCCGCTGCTCGGCCGCGCCGCGAAACGCCTTGCCGAGCTCGCCCCCGGCGACTTGCAGATCTCGTTTTGGTGCAACTCGGGAACCGAAGCCGTCGAAGGCGCAATCAAGCTCGCGCGCGCTGCGACCGGCCGCGCGAAGATCGTCGCGACGCATGGTGCGTACCACGGTAAGACGCTCGGCGCGCTTTCAGCCAGCGGTCGCGACGCGTTTCGTACCCCGTTTGCGCCGCTGCTCGCCAACGTCGAGCACGTACCCTTCGGCGACGAAGAGATTCTCAAGAGCGCGCTCGACGGCGCGGCTGCGTTCATCGTCGAGCCGGTGCAGGGCGAGGGCGGCGTCAACGTTCCGCAGCCGGGATACCTGCGCGCTGCAAAGGCGGCGTGCGAGAGTGCGGAGGCGCTACTCGTCGCCGACGAAGTGCAGACGGGGCTCGGCCGCTGCGGCTTTCGCTTCGCCTGCGAGCGCGACGGCGTCGTGCCCGACGTGATGACGCTCGCGAAGGGACTCTCCGGCGGCGTGATCCCGGTAGGAGCGTTCATCGCGCGACCTGCGGTTTGGGAGCGCGCCTTCGGAAAGGCGCCGCTCCTGCACACGTCGACCTTCGGCGGCAATCCGCTCGCCTGCGCGGCGGCGCTCGCCGCGATGAACGTGCTCGAGGAGGAGCATCTCGTCGAAAACGCGCGGATTCGCGGCGAGCAGCTTCTTGCCGGGGCGCGCGCAGTCGCGGCGCAGTTTCCCGCCGTAATTCGCGAGGTGCGCGGGCTCGGGCTGCTCGTCGGCGTCGAGCTCACGAACGAGGGGTATGGCGGCGCGATCATTCCTGAGATGCTGCAGCGCGGCGTTACGGCCGCATGGACGCTGAATCAGCAGCGCGTGATTCGCTTGGAGCCGCCGCTGGTCGTCAACGAAAGCGAGATCGCGCGCGCGATCGACGCATTGCGCGCCAGCATTGCCGCAGCCTACGAAAAGCTCGGCGACCTCTAA
- the dusB gene encoding tRNA dihydrouridine synthase DusB yields the protein MGHAVSPLRIGPIEVWPPLVLAPMSGVTNRTMRALYKPFGLGLTVTEFVSSNALKFGSKRTMEMIDQHGIERPVSTQLWGDDPQAMAHAAKIVRECGADIVDINFGCPAPKVTKTNGGSACLRDPDRCEAIMRAVVAAVDCPVTMKMRLGWGEDRLVYLEIARRAQDAGVQALTLHARTAKQFYKGDADWEHIARLKRAVEIPVIGNGDLNDAHVAMRRMRESGVDAIMLGRATLGNPWLIAQIRDLMEGREAQPSPNAPDRLRYAIIHYRAMLDELGEARAVPQMRKHVALYLKSVPGAAQLRERLMRLDRADDAIALIEETIARLESNLAA from the coding sequence GTGGGCCACGCCGTTTCTCCGTTGCGTATCGGGCCGATCGAGGTCTGGCCGCCGCTCGTGCTCGCGCCCATGTCGGGCGTGACCAACCGCACGATGCGTGCGCTCTACAAGCCGTTCGGCCTCGGGCTCACCGTGACGGAGTTCGTCTCGTCCAACGCGCTGAAGTTCGGCAGCAAGCGCACGATGGAGATGATCGACCAGCACGGTATCGAGAGACCCGTTTCAACGCAACTCTGGGGCGACGATCCGCAGGCGATGGCGCACGCGGCGAAGATCGTGCGCGAGTGCGGCGCCGATATCGTCGACATCAACTTCGGCTGCCCGGCGCCGAAGGTCACGAAGACGAACGGCGGCTCCGCCTGCCTGCGCGATCCCGACCGTTGCGAAGCGATCATGCGCGCGGTCGTCGCCGCGGTCGACTGCCCGGTGACGATGAAGATGCGCCTGGGCTGGGGCGAGGACCGGCTCGTCTACCTGGAGATTGCCCGCCGCGCTCAAGATGCCGGCGTTCAGGCGCTGACGCTGCACGCGCGCACCGCGAAGCAATTCTATAAAGGAGATGCCGACTGGGAGCACATCGCGCGCCTCAAGCGGGCGGTCGAGATTCCCGTAATCGGTAACGGCGACCTCAACGACGCGCACGTTGCGATGCGGCGCATGCGGGAGAGCGGCGTTGACGCAATCATGCTCGGGCGCGCGACGCTGGGCAATCCGTGGCTCATAGCGCAGATCCGCGACCTCATGGAGGGACGCGAGGCGCAGCCGTCGCCGAACGCGCCCGATCGCTTGCGCTATGCGATCATTCACTACCGCGCGATGCTCGACGAGTTAGGCGAGGCGCGCGCGGTTCCGCAGATGCGCAAGCACGTCGCGCTCTACTTGAAAAGCGTTCCCGGCGCGGCGCAACTGCGCGAGCGTTTGATGCGGCTCGACCGCGCCGACGACGCGATCGCGCTCATTGAAGAGACGATCGCGCGCCTCGAATCCAACCTCGCAGCATAG
- a CDS encoding aromatase/cyclase, translating to MPFVETAITVTAPARVVYELAKQQDRFPQFMPDVESVTILEHRAGGVVSRWKTLVEEAPIEWTEEDRFDDDALRIDYKLLEGDLDTFEGSWTFTERDGATHVVLGVEYDFGVPTLAELIGPTLEKKVRENSEMMLAALKREAERL from the coding sequence ATGCCGTTCGTCGAGACTGCGATCACGGTGACTGCGCCAGCGCGGGTCGTCTACGAGCTGGCGAAGCAGCAGGATCGCTTTCCGCAGTTCATGCCCGACGTCGAGAGCGTCACCATCCTCGAGCACCGCGCCGGCGGCGTCGTCTCCCGCTGGAAGACGCTCGTGGAAGAGGCGCCCATCGAATGGACCGAGGAGGACCGCTTCGACGACGACGCGCTGCGGATCGACTACAAGCTCCTGGAAGGCGATCTCGACACGTTTGAAGGAAGCTGGACTTTCACCGAGCGCGACGGCGCGACGCACGTGGTGCTCGGCGTGGAGTACGACTTCGGGGTTCCGACGCTCGCCGAGCTCATCGGACCGACGCTCGAGAAGAAGGTGCGGGAGAACAGCGAGATGATGCTGGCAGCGTTAAAACGAGAAGCGGAGCGCTTGTGA
- a CDS encoding type II CAAX endopeptidase family protein gives MTQRLQRWLRFDAQRVPVVEEAYRDFVRHSKPGVAFFIALLIAITAAVGLGVVLVARGWAHSRTMGPVVITFSTVFYGSLLFAVVRSPLPVLRTMLAGAVSWPRASLLALGLGLACVVVELAIVSVLVLALHLRSHSVTIDYFSGGLIAGMLVLALGAPVVEEFLMQGWLQTRVQRLGPFWAGAVTTIVFVLVHLPTSFLDLARGVALGTAAWFRATTRSMLACILVHATNNIAIAGLLLAARVSGHR, from the coding sequence ATGACGCAACGGTTGCAGCGCTGGCTGCGCTTCGACGCGCAGCGCGTGCCGGTCGTCGAAGAAGCGTACCGCGACTTCGTGCGCCACTCGAAGCCCGGCGTCGCTTTCTTCATCGCGCTGCTGATCGCGATCACCGCGGCGGTGGGCCTGGGCGTCGTCCTCGTCGCGCGGGGCTGGGCGCATTCGCGAACGATGGGTCCGGTCGTCATCACGTTCAGCACCGTTTTCTACGGATCGTTGTTGTTTGCCGTGGTGCGCTCGCCGTTGCCCGTGCTGCGAACGATGCTTGCCGGCGCCGTGAGCTGGCCGCGCGCGTCGCTGCTCGCACTGGGCCTCGGTCTGGCCTGCGTGGTGGTCGAGCTTGCGATCGTGAGCGTGCTCGTGTTGGCATTGCACCTGCGCAGCCATTCGGTCACCATCGATTACTTCAGCGGCGGCCTGATCGCGGGGATGCTCGTTCTCGCGCTCGGGGCGCCGGTGGTCGAAGAGTTTCTGATGCAGGGTTGGCTCCAGACGCGCGTGCAGCGCCTGGGCCCGTTTTGGGCGGGCGCCGTGACCACGATCGTTTTCGTGCTGGTCCATCTGCCGACGTCGTTTCTCGACCTCGCGCGCGGCGTCGCGCTCGGTACGGCGGCGTGGTTTCGCGCGACGACGCGCTCGATGCTCGCGTGCATCCTCGTCCATGCGACAAATAACATCGCGATCGCGGGGCTGCTGCTCGCCGCGCGCGTCTCGGGGCATCGATGA
- a CDS encoding type II toxin-antitoxin system prevent-host-death family antitoxin, which translates to MKQIGAYEAKSHFSQILDDVAAGETVTVTRNGRPVARIVPIESRADRVTRLLGESRALRERVNARFTAEELKDMAREGRR; encoded by the coding sequence ATGAAGCAGATCGGCGCCTACGAGGCCAAGAGCCACTTTAGCCAGATCCTCGACGACGTCGCCGCCGGTGAGACCGTGACGGTCACGCGGAACGGGCGTCCCGTCGCGCGCATCGTACCCATCGAGTCGCGCGCCGATCGCGTTACACGGCTGCTTGGCGAAAGCCGCGCCCTCCGGGAGCGAGTCAACGCCCGCTTTACCGCCGAGGAACTGAAGGACATGGCACGCGAGGGCCGGCGCTAG
- a CDS encoding quinate 5-dehydrogenase: protein MKTVVSVSLGSSKRDHHARVTLLGEEFDITRSGVDGKLDVAIAKVRELDGKVDAIGLGGIDVYLYAGTKRYALRDGLRLLDAAKITPVVDGSGLKNTLEREAVRFMREELGIELRGTKVLMVSALDRFGMAQALVDAGADVLFGDFIFALDLDKPVRDLTTFEEMAEKYLPDACKLPFQFFYPTGKKQDQPPEPKYPQYYEEAEIIAGDFHFMRRFMPPRLDGKIVLTNTVTDADVEDLKKRGVSTLVTTTPDFGGRSFGTNVVEAALVALLGKKWGEIRAQEYERVLHELSLKPRVIDLH, encoded by the coding sequence ATGAAGACCGTCGTCTCCGTCTCGCTCGGCTCCTCGAAGCGCGACCATCACGCGCGGGTGACGCTGCTCGGCGAAGAGTTCGACATCACGCGCTCCGGCGTCGATGGAAAGCTCGACGTGGCGATCGCGAAGGTTCGCGAGCTCGACGGAAAGGTCGACGCCATCGGGCTCGGCGGCATCGACGTCTACCTGTATGCGGGAACGAAGCGGTACGCACTTCGCGACGGTCTGCGCCTGCTCGACGCGGCGAAGATCACGCCCGTCGTCGACGGCAGCGGCTTGAAGAACACGCTCGAGCGCGAAGCGGTACGGTTCATGCGCGAAGAGCTCGGTATCGAGCTACGCGGCACGAAGGTGCTCATGGTCAGCGCTCTCGATCGGTTCGGCATGGCGCAAGCGCTCGTCGACGCCGGGGCCGACGTCCTCTTCGGCGATTTCATTTTTGCGTTGGATCTCGACAAGCCGGTGCGCGATCTCACGACCTTCGAGGAGATGGCTGAGAAGTATCTCCCCGACGCGTGCAAGCTTCCGTTCCAGTTCTTCTATCCCACCGGGAAGAAACAAGACCAGCCGCCTGAGCCCAAGTACCCGCAGTACTACGAAGAGGCCGAGATCATCGCCGGAGACTTCCACTTCATGCGGCGCTTCATGCCGCCGCGCCTCGACGGTAAAATCGTGCTGACGAACACCGTGACCGATGCGGACGTCGAAGACCTAAAGAAGCGCGGCGTCTCAACGCTCGTGACGACGACGCCGGACTTCGGCGGGCGTTCGTTCGGGACCAACGTCGTGGAAGCCGCGCTCGTCGCGTTGCTCGGCAAGAAGTGGGGCGAGATTCGTGCGCAAGAGTACGAGCGCGTGCTGCACGAGTTGTCCCTCAAACCGCGTGTCATTGACCTCCACTAA
- a CDS encoding type II toxin-antitoxin system VapC family toxin produces the protein MDSSVVLAWLLPDEHSHDAESILTRMRDESAAAPALLRVEVGSALLAASRRGRISDDSLSEAFVKFEAYPIDIVPIETEHVREAMTLGTRYALTVYDALYLRLAAAHQAVLCSYDAALLAAASRHGVACG, from the coding sequence ATGGATTCGTCAGTGGTTCTCGCATGGCTTTTGCCCGACGAGCATAGTCACGATGCGGAGTCCATCCTCACGCGCATGCGTGACGAATCAGCCGCGGCACCAGCGCTGCTGCGGGTCGAGGTCGGCAGCGCTTTGCTTGCCGCCTCCCGCAGGGGAAGAATCTCCGATGATTCGCTTTCCGAAGCGTTTGTGAAATTCGAAGCATATCCGATCGACATCGTGCCGATAGAAACCGAGCACGTTCGCGAGGCGATGACCCTCGGCACGCGGTACGCTCTCACGGTCTACGACGCGCTCTACCTGCGACTCGCTGCGGCGCACCAGGCCGTCTTGTGCTCGTACGACGCGGCCCTCTTGGCAGCCGCATCCCGTCACGGCGTCGCTTGCGGCTAG
- a CDS encoding shikimate dehydrogenase produces MSVPKFCFVIHPVSLDDVARYEPSAKGKGAPIVRKILEWMPAWTAVHVTGVRTPDGRETEGWFVATGLLPEQMLELPREDVYARILSAIDLGVELGAQIAGLGAFTGVVGDGGVTIAQRAPIPVTTGNSLTIAAGLQSLLRGAREMGVEPAESTAVVVGATGSIGGACVRLLAPSVGRVILVARNATRLRKLHEQIAGELACPSEATTDVSAAVRRAQLVLTATSSTQDVIEPEDLQTGAIVCELSLPHDVSRRVAALRPDVLVTEGGNMLVPGEPRFERVREPGSEFDLNLPPRTALACMSETMVLALEQRFESYTLGRGIDLAKVIEMQAMAERCGFTLGGMRAFDAAITQEKIAATRAAARERRARVPV; encoded by the coding sequence ATGAGCGTTCCGAAGTTTTGTTTTGTCATTCATCCGGTGAGCCTGGATGACGTGGCGCGGTACGAGCCCAGCGCAAAGGGTAAAGGCGCGCCGATCGTGCGCAAGATCCTCGAATGGATGCCGGCGTGGACGGCGGTGCACGTCACCGGCGTGCGCACGCCGGACGGGCGCGAGACCGAAGGCTGGTTCGTCGCCACTGGGTTGCTGCCCGAGCAGATGCTCGAGCTGCCGCGCGAGGACGTGTATGCGCGCATTCTGAGCGCGATCGATCTGGGCGTCGAGCTTGGCGCACAGATCGCGGGCCTGGGAGCGTTCACCGGCGTCGTCGGCGACGGCGGCGTCACGATTGCACAGCGCGCGCCGATTCCGGTGACGACGGGCAACTCGCTCACGATCGCCGCGGGCTTGCAGAGTCTCCTGCGCGGAGCGCGCGAGATGGGCGTCGAGCCGGCGGAGTCGACGGCGGTCGTCGTCGGCGCGACCGGCTCCATCGGAGGCGCCTGCGTTCGGCTGCTCGCGCCGAGCGTTGGGCGCGTGATCCTCGTCGCGCGCAATGCGACGCGCCTGCGCAAACTGCACGAGCAGATCGCGGGCGAGCTTGCCTGTCCGTCGGAGGCGACGACCGACGTCTCGGCAGCGGTGCGGCGCGCGCAGCTCGTGCTCACGGCAACTTCCTCGACGCAAGACGTGATCGAGCCGGAGGATTTGCAGACCGGCGCGATCGTCTGCGAGCTGTCGCTTCCGCACGACGTCAGCCGCCGCGTCGCGGCGCTGCGCCCCGACGTGCTCGTGACGGAAGGCGGCAACATGCTCGTTCCGGGCGAGCCGCGCTTCGAGCGCGTGCGCGAGCCGGGCAGCGAGTTCGATCTCAATCTGCCGCCGCGCACCGCGCTCGCGTGCATGAGCGAGACGATGGTGCTCGCGCTCGAGCAGCGTTTCGAGAGCTACACGCTGGGGCGTGGCATCGACCTCGCAAAGGTCATCGAGATGCAAGCGATGGCGGAGCGCTGCGGATTCACGCTGGGTGGCATGCGCGCCTTCGACGCGGCGATCACGCAGGAGAAGATTGCCGCGACGCGCGCGGCCGCGCGCGAGCGGCGCGCCCGGGTTCCCGTATGA